The proteins below come from a single Malus sylvestris chromosome 3, drMalSylv7.2, whole genome shotgun sequence genomic window:
- the LOC126616671 gene encoding bifunctional bis(5'-adenosyl)-triphosphatase/adenylylsulfatase FHIT, producing the protein MASESFKFGPYNIDSREVFYSTKLSYALVNLRPLVPGNVLVCPRREVKRFVDLTADETSDLWITAQKVGSRLESYHKASSLTLAIQDGPEAGQTVPHVHIHILPRKGGDFEKKDEIYDALDEKEKELTQKLDLDKERKDRSLEEMAQDAEEYKKLF; encoded by the exons ATGGCTTCGGAGAGCTTCAAGTTCGGGCCGTACAATATCGACAGTAGGGAAGTGTTCTACTCCACCAAGCTATCCTACGCCCTGGTTAACCTGCGCCCTCTTGTTCCTGGTA ATGTGCTTGTCTGCCCAAGGCGTGAAGTGAAGCGCTTTGTTGATCTCACTGCTGATGAGACCAGTGATCTTTGGATCACAGCACAAAAGGTTGGTAGCCGGCTTGAGAGTTACCACAAAGCATCATCTCTCACACTCGCTATTCAA GATGGACCCGAAGCCGGACAgactgtaccccatgttcatatTCATATCCTCCCACGGAAAGGTGGCGACTTTGAGAAGAAAGATGAGATTTATGATGCA CTGGATGAAAAGGAGAAGGAATTAACGCAAAAGCTTGATTTAGACAAGGAAAGGAAGGACAGAAGCCTCGAGGAAATGGCACAAGATGCCGAAGAGTACAAAAAGTTGTTTTAG
- the LOC126616668 gene encoding uncharacterized protein LOC126616668 codes for MSAVTTLSQACWAAAVVKPKSNTAISHIQNPKPKSLALPFSANSSCAHFFSFNPKTTLKSSSSVRTFVAAVESDQLSSSDSADKEKPSRYYFVVANAKFMLDDEEHFQEQLCERLRYYGEKNKEQDFWLVIEPKFLDKFPNITKRLGRPAVALVSTNGPWITFMKLRLDRVLAESFETESLKEALASNPTTIEFEKPQKWVAPYSKYESGWWGPFLPPRTKEESKA; via the exons ATGTCAGCCGTGACAACTCTCAGTCAGGCATGCTGGGCTGCCGCCGTCGTGAAACCGAAATCAAACACCGCCATTTCCCATATCCAAAACCCAAAGCCCAAATCTTTAGCTCTTCCTTTCTCGGCCAATTCCAGCTGCGCTcacttcttctccttcaatCCCAAAACCACCCTCAAATCCTCCTCCTCCGTCCGTACATTCGTTGCCGCCGTTGAATCCGACCAGCTCAGCTCCTCCGACTCCGCTGACAAG GAAAAGCCGAGCAGGTACTATTTCGTGGTTGCAAATGCAAAGTTTATGCTCGATGACGAAGAGCATTTCCAGGAGCAGTTGTGTGAGAGGCTTCGATACTATGGAGAGAAGAACAAAGAGCAGGACTTTTGGCTTGTGATCGAGCCTAAGTTCTTGGATAAGTTTCCTAACATTACTAAGAGATTAGGAAGGCCTGCCGTGGCTCTGGTTTCGACTAACGGTCCTTGGATTAC GTTTATGAAGCTGAGACTGGACAGAGTGTTAGCAGAAAGTTTTGAAACCGAGAGTCTAAAAGAAGCGTTAGCCTCCAATCCAACCACTATCGAGTTTGAGAAGCCACAGAAATGGGTAGCACCTTATTCCAAGTATGAATCCGGGTGGTGGGGGCCTTTCTTGCCGCCAAGAACGAAAGAGGAGAGCAAAGCGTAA